One region of Candidatus Omnitrophota bacterium genomic DNA includes:
- a CDS encoding DUF1926 domain-containing protein — translation MPQKIDLLLAIHSHQPDGNFEWVFAEAYEKSYLPFLESLYRHPRLKAALHYSGCLLDWIAAKHPEFIKMLKEMVGRGQVEMLSGGYYEPILTLIPERDILGQVKLMNEKIRGFTGYRANGVWLTERVWEPTLIKPLAKAGIKFAIVDDWHFTYVGQKPDGLSGYYVTEDEGEKLFIFPGSERLRYMMPFKLPQETIDYMGQQKEKGCSSKIFADDGEKFGVWPGTYKWVYEEKWLENFLGALEKESGWLKTTTFSEYIKENGPTGRIYLTCASYREMMEWSGGYFKNFLVKYPEANSMQKKMQFVSGLVAGAKSKKALEYLYKGQCNCAYWHGVFGGLYLNHLRSAVYSNLIKAQKELDKAAHSDTNWIESVETDLDCDSYDEVLISNSKLELDLSPHNGGTLFELDFKPLALNMTNTLARRREPYHDKALEKAKARDTGKKDGGIDSIHDISRQKDAELVADLSYDSYRRVSLLDHFLKEGTTVKDFSECKYGEAGDFLGGEYKYGIKKEARPKGIAVELTRDGNYYGASGDAYKLRVAKRISVKPDSQDMEIEYKITSLDTREFEPWFGVEFNYSLKDPHLNKAGEAHGLTNINVNDQWYGVKIDFEISKAADLWYFPVETVSDSEQGLERTYQELSVLFHWKFKLAPGAAWGVKITKNIKIEE, via the coding sequence ATGCCGCAGAAGATCGATCTTTTACTGGCGATACATTCCCACCAGCCTGACGGGAATTTCGAGTGGGTATTCGCCGAGGCATACGAGAAGTCATATTTGCCTTTTTTGGAATCGCTTTACCGGCACCCGCGGCTTAAGGCGGCCCTGCATTATTCCGGCTGCCTGCTCGACTGGATAGCCGCGAAGCATCCCGAGTTCATCAAGATGCTGAAAGAGATGGTAGGGCGCGGTCAGGTCGAGATGCTCTCGGGCGGTTATTATGAGCCGATACTGACGCTCATACCCGAGCGCGATATCCTCGGCCAGGTAAAGCTTATGAACGAGAAGATAAGGGGCTTCACCGGATACCGGGCGAACGGCGTATGGCTGACCGAGAGGGTATGGGAGCCGACGCTCATAAAGCCCCTGGCGAAGGCAGGCATAAAGTTCGCGATAGTAGATGACTGGCATTTTACTTATGTAGGGCAGAAGCCGGACGGCCTTTCGGGATATTATGTGACTGAGGACGAGGGGGAGAAATTATTCATATTCCCCGGCTCGGAAAGATTAAGGTATATGATGCCGTTCAAGCTGCCGCAGGAAACGATCGATTACATGGGGCAGCAGAAAGAGAAGGGCTGCTCCTCGAAGATATTCGCCGACGACGGCGAGAAATTCGGCGTCTGGCCCGGGACATACAAGTGGGTCTACGAGGAGAAATGGCTCGAGAATTTCCTCGGCGCGCTTGAGAAAGAGTCGGGATGGCTTAAGACGACGACCTTCTCCGAATATATAAAAGAGAACGGTCCGACCGGCAGGATATACCTGACGTGCGCGAGTTACCGCGAGATGATGGAGTGGAGCGGCGGTTATTTCAAGAATTTTTTAGTGAAGTATCCCGAAGCGAACAGCATGCAGAAGAAGATGCAGTTCGTGAGCGGGCTGGTGGCCGGAGCCAAGTCGAAGAAGGCGCTGGAGTACCTTTATAAGGGCCAGTGCAATTGCGCCTACTGGCACGGGGTTTTCGGCGGGCTCTACCTGAACCACCTGCGCTCGGCAGTCTATTCGAACCTGATAAAGGCGCAGAAGGAACTCGATAAGGCCGCGCACAGTGACACCAACTGGATCGAGTCGGTAGAGACGGATCTCGACTGCGATTCATATGATGAAGTGTTGATATCGAATTCAAAGCTGGAGCTCGATCTTTCGCCGCACAACGGCGGCACGCTCTTTGAGCTGGATTTTAAGCCTCTCGCGCTGAACATGACGAACACGCTGGCAAGGCGCAGGGAACCGTACCACGACAAGGCGCTGGAGAAGGCGAAGGCGCGCGACACGGGAAAGAAAGACGGCGGCATAGACTCGATACACGATATTTCGAGGCAGAAGGACGCCGAGCTCGTCGCCGACTTAAGCTACGATTCTTACAGGCGCGTGTCGCTGCTGGACCACTTCCTTAAGGAAGGCACGACCGTGAAGGATTTCTCGGAGTGCAAATACGGCGAAGCCGGGGATTTCCTGGGCGGCGAATATAAATATGGCATAAAGAAAGAGGCGAGGCCGAAGGGTATCGCGGTCGAACTTACACGCGACGGCAATTATTACGGCGCCTCCGGCGACGCGTATAAATTAAGGGTCGCCAAGCGCATAAGCGTCAAGCCGGACAGCCAGGATATGGAAATCGAATATAAGATAACGAGCCTCGATACGAGGGAGTTCGAACCGTGGTTCGGGGTGGAATTCAATTATTCGCTGAAGGACCCGCACCTGAACAAGGCGGGCGAGGCCCACGGGCTGACGAACATAAACGTCAACGACCAGTGGTACGGAGTAAAAATAGATTTTGAGATCTCGAAGGCCGCGGATCTCTGGTATTTCCCGGTAGAGACGGTATCGGATTCGGAGCAGGGGCTGGAAAGGACTTACCAGGAGCTTTCGGTCCTGTTCCATTGGAAGTTCAAGCTCGCGCCGGGGGCGGCATGGGGCGTGAAGATCACAAAAAATATCAAAATAGAGGAATGA
- a CDS encoding YvcK family protein encodes MRWFKWLYPGMRIKRWIFLFSVGILAVMFAAGFLWFGYVKYMYTHKANLLVFGTLLFVLGVILMIIGMRKMVKSFVTVFLPRREKDLLDIMFRQRALSKGPKIAVIGGGTGLAVLLHGLKEMTSNITAIVTVADDGGSSGRIRNEFDVLPPGDIRNCLIALSDAEVLMRDLFQYRFTEGEGLKGHSFGNLFITALSKITGDFEKAIKESSKVLAIRGSVVPSTLEKVTLTAKREDGTQTSGESTIPKVTGAVSRIKRLYLNPAGAKATPEALIALREADAIVIGPGSLYTSILPNLLVEGVVESILKSKGVKIYLCNVMTQRGETDGFAASDHVEALLRHTNSGLADYVFVNTAKIPQHFLDKYKIEGAYPVEADIKKIREMGLGVVEGDMITVDDFVRHNADKISKRIFELVYEVKGTSF; translated from the coding sequence ATGCGCTGGTTCAAGTGGTTATATCCTGGTATGAGGATAAAGAGGTGGATATTCCTCTTTTCCGTCGGGATACTCGCGGTCATGTTCGCGGCCGGGTTCCTGTGGTTCGGCTACGTGAAATATATGTATACCCACAAGGCGAACCTCCTCGTCTTCGGGACGTTGCTCTTTGTGCTCGGAGTTATATTGATGATCATCGGCATGCGCAAGATGGTCAAGTCTTTCGTGACCGTCTTTTTGCCGCGCCGCGAGAAGGACCTGCTGGATATCATGTTCAGGCAGAGGGCCCTCTCCAAAGGGCCGAAGATAGCGGTGATAGGCGGCGGCACGGGCCTGGCTGTCCTGCTGCACGGCCTCAAAGAGATGACGTCGAATATCACGGCGATTGTCACGGTTGCCGATGACGGGGGAAGCTCCGGGAGGATAAGGAATGAATTCGACGTCCTGCCGCCCGGGGACATACGCAACTGCCTGATCGCACTCTCGGACGCCGAAGTGCTGATGAGGGACCTTTTCCAATACCGTTTTACCGAGGGCGAGGGCCTGAAGGGCCACAGTTTCGGGAACCTTTTTATTACCGCCCTTTCAAAGATAACCGGCGATTTCGAGAAAGCGATAAAAGAATCGAGCAAGGTCCTCGCGATACGCGGGAGCGTGGTGCCGTCAACCCTTGAGAAAGTGACGCTGACCGCCAAGCGCGAAGACGGGACGCAGACCTCGGGCGAAAGCACTATCCCGAAGGTCACCGGGGCCGTGAGCCGGATAAAAAGGTTATATCTCAATCCTGCCGGCGCGAAAGCGACCCCGGAGGCGCTTATCGCCTTGAGAGAGGCCGACGCGATCGTGATCGGGCCGGGCAGTCTTTATACGAGCATACTGCCTAATCTCCTGGTGGAAGGCGTGGTCGAGAGCATACTGAAATCCAAGGGCGTAAAGATCTACCTTTGCAATGTGATGACACAACGCGGCGAGACCGACGGGTTCGCGGCCTCGGACCATGTCGAGGCGCTGTTGAGGCATACCAACAGCGGTCTTGCAGATTACGTATTCGTTAATACGGCGAAGATACCCCAGCACTTTTTGGATAAATACAAGATCGAAGGGGCGTATCCCGTCGAGGCGGACATAAAGAAGATACGCGAGATGGGCCTTGGCGTGGTCGAAGGCGACATGATAACCGTCGACGATTTCGTCAGGCACAACGCCGACAAGATCTCGAAAAGGATATTCGAGCTGGTATATGAGGTAAAGGGGACAAGTTTCTGA
- a CDS encoding PTS sugar transporter subunit IIA: MKIMDFLNQDAVTADLQAKDKEETVKELVDLLAKAGSLKEKEKLVKILLSREALGSTGIGQGVGIPHGKYDGVKELTAAFALSPKGVNFDSLDGEPVHIFFLLVAPQDSAGPHLKALARISRLLKDRPFRDALRQCKDEKSILRLIEDEDTKRH, from the coding sequence ATGAAGATAATGGATTTTCTCAACCAGGATGCTGTGACCGCCGATCTTCAGGCGAAGGACAAGGAAGAAACCGTCAAGGAGCTGGTCGACCTGCTGGCCAAGGCCGGGTCGCTTAAGGAGAAGGAGAAGCTGGTGAAGATACTCCTTAGCCGCGAGGCGCTTGGCTCGACCGGGATAGGCCAGGGCGTAGGTATCCCCCATGGCAAATACGACGGCGTGAAGGAATTGACCGCCGCGTTCGCGCTCTCGCCCAAAGGCGTCAATTTCGATTCGCTCGACGGCGAACCGGTGCATATCTTCTTCCTTCTCGTAGCGCCGCAAGATTCCGCGGGCCCTCACCTTAAAGCATTGGCCAGGATATCACGCCTTCTGAAGGACAGGCCCTTCCGCGATGCCCTCAGGCAATGCAAAGATGAGAAGAGCATCCTTAGGCTGATCGAAGACGAAGACACGAAACGCCATTGA